One segment of Primulina tabacum isolate GXHZ01 chromosome 6, ASM2559414v2, whole genome shotgun sequence DNA contains the following:
- the LOC142549173 gene encoding uncharacterized protein LOC142549173 — translation MNPPVDDHELEPDKLEEEKEGGPLVHCDLYDTDIVYKIAQELVPGLASACIDNTTGGLLKSPASVAVDIRREMVDYLIQRSENFLAESALEGGVNEEISGNPYDILSDLIDDFSSSKRNFFSRVSGWLLSERREDWIDDLVQEMEINGFWLLNRRESVAQTLLKNVDFKNKYHCGKSFKSVDDLEVHKLHCNFRTMTCTNEGCNSRFSAAQIDHHDSTCPFKILPCEQNCSDRIMRRAMDRHCITICPMKLVKCPFYSVGCHSTIPQCAIDQHRSEGLHSHVLYILQSVHGEGINRDCEGKGRRCRKGKLQKSSARDARALTIAVKDLDTKLGPLKVIVNASHSEELTDSADELESPILPIQNVGLEEFTKKEEKQIISHSKGTEHDDFCQEMGTSVDSSAKVSAQIESQLKQENLNESPRLRKEGIHSPTKVEEQTRKSSIAAVVDPDTEEHATLPIKKEELSESIHEREQHNESAN, via the exons ATGAATCCACCTGTTGATGACCATGAGTTAGAACCAGAtaaacttgaagaagaaaaggagGGAGGTCCTTTGGTTCATTGTGATCTTTATGATACCGATATAGTTTATAAGATAGCACAGGAACTAGTTCCTGGATTGGCCTCAGCATGTATTGACAACACAACTGGTGGCCTCTTAAAAAGCCCAGCTTCAGTGGCTGTTGATATAAGAAGAGAAATGGTGGATTATCTTATCCAACGAAGTGAAAATTTCTTGGCTGAGTCCGCCCTAGAAGGTGGTGTGAATGAAGAAATATCTGGAAACCCATATGATATTCTCTCTGATTTGATTGACGATTTTTCAAGTTCTAAAAGGAACTTTTTCAGCAGAGTTTCAGGATGGCTACTGAGTGAACGAAGAGAAGACTGGATAGATGATCTGGTGCAAGAGATGGAAATAAATGGTTTTTGGTTGTTGAATAGGAGAGAATCGGTTGCGCAGACTCTCTTGAAGAATGTTGATTTCAAAAACAAATATCATTGTGGAAAGAGCTTTAAATCTGTGGATGATTTAGAAGTGCATAAATTGCACTGCAATTTTAGGACTATGACCTGCACAAATGAAGGGTGCAATTCTAGATTTAGTGCAGCTCAGATAGATCATCATGATTCAACCTGTCCTTTTAAAATACTTCCATGTGAGCAAAACTGCTCTGACAGGATCATGAGGCGTGCAATGGACAGGCATTGTATTACCATATGTCCCATGAAACTTGTGAAATGTCCTTTTTATTCGGTAGGATGCCATTCTACTATTCCTCAATGCGCTATTGACCAGCATCGATCTGAGGGTCTCCATTCTCACGTACTTTACATTCTTCAATCTGTTCATGGTGAAGGAATTAACAGAGACTGTGAAGGAAAGGGCAGAAGATGTCGTAAAGGTAAGCTTCAAAAAT CATCAGCTCGTGATGCAAGAGCTTTAACAATTGCTGTCAAAGATCTTGACACAAAACTCGGACCTTTAAAAGTTATAGTAAATGCAAGTCACTCTGAAGAGTTGACCGATTCAGCTGACGAGTTGGAGAGCCCCATCTTACCTATCCAAAATGTTGGGTTAGAGGAGTTTacgaaaaaagaagaaaagcaGATCATATCACACTCCAAAGGTACAGAACATGATGACTTCTGCCAGGAGATGGGGACATCAGTGGACTCATCTGCTAAGGTAAGTGCACAAATTGAGTCACAACTTAAGCAAGAAAACTTGAACGAGTCGCCCCGTTTAAGAAAAGAGGGCATACACTCACCAACCAAAGTTGAAGAGCAGACGAGGAAATCATCCATAGCAGCAGTGGTTGATCCAGATACAGAGGAACATGCTACCTTACCGATCAAGAAGGAAGAGCTCTCAGAATCAATTCATGAGAGGGAGCAGCATAACGAGTCAGCTAACTAG